The genomic segment TATAACAATCTATGACCTATTTACACAGCCAAGGCTCTTCTTCCTAAGAAAGGTAACCTTAAGCTCAAGGACTTTAGGTAGTCAATGTGAGAACTACAAAACCCAACACATCCAGAGTCAATAGTTCATCCCACAGTGTTGTCACATCCTTTTAAGATGTCACGAGATAAGACAACGAAAGAGCAATCTCTTAAGCTCCCTCATTAGTTGTAATGAAAACATGGTTGTTATTGTGGTATGCTGCTCATACCATATgtttgcagagcagcagcagagtgcagCATTTTCTTAATTGTAACTAGCAGAGCCCAATTCAATGAAGTTGTCTACAGCTCCCCATGGCCACTGAGTGATTTAATGTGGATTCGCCCCGAAGCAGGTGctttttctgtgtggagtcATTTGGAGGCAATTCAGAACTGTGACCTCAGCACATTGGACCCTCTGGGACTAGACAGAGGATCCGGCCGCCTTTCCCAGCCTTCGCCAGCAGCAAATGAGAGTGAGTGATAGAGCGTCAATGTGCCGGCGGTTTCTCTGCGCCCTACATTAGTAGAGAGCACTAAAGGAGCCACTTAATGGAGCCTCAGGAAAGTCATACAAGTCGTCATCATTAAGGCACAGAaagagatgtaaaaaaacagaatctACCCAACACAGCATCTTAcaccatgtttgttttgggTTATGACTGTGGAAAACAGTagtgacatttttttgttgaacCACAAAGTATACACAGCCCAATTTTTTGAGTCAGGGCTGTACTTCCCCCACGccctctttctctgtttacTTCAATTACTCACTCCATTTCGCCTCAAAACTGCAGACTCCCCCTCACTATACATACCACACTCAAATCACACCTCCCTCCTTTCTTTAACACTCCATCAATCTCTGTGTTCTTTCAACGCTTTCCTAAAGCTTTTCCTCCTCTATTTTGCAAACTGCAGTAGTAACAGCACACAAACCAAAGTTGCTGTGTTCCTACTTtaaccaaaaacacatttaacccACCCCAAACTCTATtctccatttccttttttttttcttacgcAGAGTGACAAATGTTCTCCCCGTTCTTTTATGCTTAACGCTTGCAGTGATACTAACTGCTTCCGCTGCCTGACGGTAACCATGCCAAAAATAAGCCAGTGTAGTACCAAACTCAGTGAGAGGCTCATGGAGAAAAGCCTTCTGGAGAGTCAAAACATTCCTCTCACCTCTGACAAGCCAAGTCGGGTGGTTTACTGGCAGTTGCTCTCCTGTAAATGATCTGATACTTGTGATTAATAAGCCGTAAAACCAAAACGCACCGTTGTAACATTTGGCTTCATGGTACTTTTGTATTTACAAAGCAGTAAGACTACATTATAGTCATTTGGACTTTTTGAGTCAACCTGCAACACAGAAGAATAACAACACtactcatgtctgtgtgttgtttgcttTTACTTCCAGGAGTTACAGTTGACATAATTGTATATAAAACAAGAACAAACGTCAGATTGTGATAAATATGAATGTGGAGAGCAAAGAATCAATGATCAATATCTGGTCAAGAATCTAGAGAGAAATGCAGGGCAGGCAGGAACGTAGTAAACAACTTCCCGCGCCCCCTCCCATTTCTTTCCTCCCCTTactccctcactccctcactccctccctccctcctcactttTGCACACGTTGTTCATAACTGCTGATTTCCCTTTGGCCATAGCAATAGTATCCAACCCATCCACCCCCACATCATTCACATGAGGGCTGGCGTCTGCCCTCAGAGCTCGGTGTCATTTGCAGGGCTTTTACACCATTGGTATCAGCACAGAGCCGTGTgacggaggagagaggggggatgCAGGCAAATTCCTTTACTACTACGATTAGTTTGTATCATCTAAACAGCAGCAGCGTTCAAACACCTGAATGGAAGAGGCGGGTGTGATGTTGACGATAAACGAGCCGCAGCAGAGGCTTCAGTAAATCTCGGATGGGAATGACAGGTGTCAGTCAGCACCAGCCCCATGTAAACATTGGTTATCTCTTCAGGCTCGAATGCTTTTAAGTGAAGcgagaaacattttaattcaaccACACTTCCCCACGtgttattcaaaaaaaaaaacaaaaaaaacgtgGTTGCCCAGCGGAGGGCTGACTGAACAAACCGAATAACGTTATCTGCTTTCGATTTCCTGTATAGTCAAAACTGCACAATAACTCGGATCAcctcgttttttttctttgctgcaaGTGCCTCCTATTAACTCAGCGAATTCACCAATGTTTAGCCAGACCCTTAATTACTGGAAATAGACCCAGCCTCAGAGACGTGCTTGACAGACATTAGGTTGACACTGCATGCGGTGGTGGAGAAATGATTCTTGCAAACATCTGCTCATGTGTCAACATCAGATTATTAAAACTCTGCAAAAACAGAAGCAGGGATCGACCTGAACCAGTGGATCTACACTGTTAGATgaggaataaataaaagtagCTATCAAAACATGCATCATATTAATGTATTAAATACACTCACCTCTGTAATTGTCCAGAAACGGTGTTCACATTATTTTGCTCTGTGTCCTCCCTTCGTGTGTATCAACGTGGTGGCCACATATTTTATCTTCCAAGTGCTGCATTGCccgataaaaaacaaaaacatgaaaaatgtcacAATGTGTTTTGATTAGAGCTGATAGAAATCTTAATCTAATCTAACCACACTTCAGCTGCCTGGAAGTAGTACATGTCTCCCCCTCTTCGTATCCGAGCTGCAATTGCATAAcaaatgtttgtgctgtttcCAGACGTGCCAAATGGGTTATAACGAGGCGATCGCATTGACCAGCGGCCACAAATCTCAATCACAAATCAATGCACACCGCTCAGAAATCGGATTAACCTTGCCACCTCCAAAACACAAAGTTACCACGGAGTGTCAGGCATCAGCCCACAAATGCATGTTCATAGCATTTAAGCTAACAACAAGCACGGCTGCGTAGACATAAGCATGGAGAGGCTTCTTAATGCGACCCCCATGTATTGTGAgaggtttgtgtttattttgtaactAGCTAGCAGCCACCATCCGTCCAATAATAGACAGCCTGTGCTACATTTTGCATCAATGGCAGCGGCTAACTAGCATCTACCAGGAGCCTGGGCGATTCAGGCTAATTCCGCCGTGCACAGCTCCGGCGGTGGGTAACACACGAGTGGCGGACACCTTCGGCTCTTCGGTACGATTTCTGAAAAACCCGGAGAATGCGTGGAGACTCGACCCCGGGACAAGTGATGCACACGATCTCACATCTCCGTCACATTCTCGCAGGCACTCGTGTTACCACATCTCGGCTACGACGGCTAACGATGCACTAGCTAAAGTCAGCTAAACCccccgaaaaaaaaaaaaaaatgtatctccAAATGTCGGTTTTGATAAACAGAACAAACGCACGATTCACCCGAGAGGAACACACACGTAAGATAAACCCACCACATGTGGAGGGCTATAATCCAGCGGTGTAAAGTGACAGATGCAGCGCCGTGtaggttattaaaaaaaaaaaaacactaactgTCAACAAAATGGCGGCTGCGTTGAATCAACAGAGACCCGAAATGGATCTCCCCCTTAATTCCTTCTGGAAATGCTGAAAATCCCCGGTCCTTACAGCGGCTGGTGTCCGTGGTGTCTCCCGCCGGTGCTGCGAAAATCCGCTCCGGGTCGCCGTTAGCTGGGCCGGGACGTGTCGCCACGGGCCTCCCTCGTTAGTCGGGCCTCCATGTCTGCTCAGCCCGTATCGCTCGTACAGTGTCAGTACAACACGGGCATTCTCGCTcccagggagggagggagggagggagcgaggagGACGGACCGAGGAGGGCGGAGGGGaggcgagaggagaggagagcaaatGTCGGTTGAGTGCGCGGCTCCTGcgctcatttaaaaaaacaaaaacacacgtcTGACTTTCATTATGTGTCTGTTTTGAGGACGGCGGCTGCAGGACGAGTGTTCGAGCTCCTCCGGTGAACTGTCCGCTGTCAGAGCCGCGGTGTCAGCACCACACGAGGCCGTGCTGCGAGGGGAGAAGGCACCGGGAGCCCCATGAATAAATCATCCCGCTCCATCAGGATGTTGTTCCTGTGCTGTGACTCAAGAGCTGAGGCCATTCACCAGTCCATCGCATCGTTATAGCAGAGATACAAGTCTGTGTCGAAGCACTTTTCGGTTCCCGAAGCTGAACAGACAAATGTGAAAGTCATGGGAACGACCCAGTCTTTGTTTTGGGCACGTTTCCCAAAGTTTGTCCAAATTTCATCAACTAGATTTATTCCAAAGTTTCACTCTTTGATGCAAAATCTAATTTCTCACCCTCTGTTGCACATCATCACTCCAAAGAGGGAATGTTACACTAAAGATATGGTACCTTGTTTACTCAGACTTATTAAGGTTTGTATAAACAGTGCATAAGCGTTTGAATACATCATTTGCACTGAAAAGTTACAGTGGGTTTTCTATTGGAAGGACATTTACAATTTTTTATAAGGACGTCTGATTGTGGACAGGTTCACTTTAAAAACGTGGACCTGTCATTTAATTTCTCAGCATCTACTTTATATATTAATAGttcatgaatttaaaaagtgaTCAGTAAACTAAttgatatattatattcaatGTAACCACATTTTTTAGATGTATGAATGGTGGAAATAACAACCTTTAGGCCTAGTTGATAAAATATCTATCTAGATTGTGCTCTTCTAAACAGAGTGGTCTGTattttcctttgtttgttttcattgatgATTAATCTATTAATTTTTTCACTCAGTTTGACCAACAATCCAAAACCTCCAAACAATTCAATTTACAATATTATAAAACAGTATAAGCAGTAAATCCTCATATTTGATAACAAGAAACCAGTAAATGTTCAGCATATTTGCTAAATATATATCACTTAAACTTGATTATCTAAATATGTGATGAATGATTTTCTGTCATAATCAATTCACTTAACTGACAAGTTTCCATTTAGTTTCTATTCTTTGCTGCTCTATATTCTGCACCATAGCCAGCTATTATAAACAAGGAAGACACAGGAATTATGACaaccaaaaataaacagaacacTTGGCCACTGTTCCACAGGTTGAGACAGAGATGCACTTCCTCCTAAACTGTAAATCATTCAACGAAACAAGGAACATTCACTTTTACCAATTATGTAATTGGCCTTCTACATTTCAATAGGTTAAATGGTgtcttaaaatgaaaatgatagaAGGAGATGGGGCATATCTTATCATACCATACCATATCACATCATTATACCATACCATATTGTATTGTATAAAATATCTCAAATATCATATAACATATCATCTCATACCATATGCTGCATCAACATGCCACAACCTGAGGGTCAGTGAATGACCTCAACAGACAGATTGACGGACAAATGCATTAAGTATACTGGAAATATtgatatacatacatgtattcCATTCTTGGTGTGGTTTactgttctttttctcttattGTGCACTTGGAATATTTGGATTTTAATGCTTTggcaacattgttttttttttttttaaatccaataaagctttgaatatgaatatactgcacatgtgtattttatattcctGTCTATTCTAATGAATTAGATTGCATTTCACCTGCATTCTACAAACACGTATACTGTCGTTCTCAAGCTACATTTTTCTACTGAGGTCTAAGATATGTCATCTAAAGCAGTTCTGACCACATATGTCATACAGGGACAGAAACTGCCACCCGACTACTAAACAGATTGGTTGTAGACAAACACAGTGGCTATGAATGTACAGTATCTGCCTCTGAATGGCTCATGATTGAGGAGAtggaaagaggagcagaggttgAGGGTCACAGGGTTAGGCTTTAATAACAGCTTCATGTATAGGAAACAGACTGAGTGGGAAAAGGTCGATAAAATGCTGAATTACCAAACTGTCTTACCGAGAGCCTTAAATGCAGAAACGTTACTTCATAACTCGGTGAATCCCTCATCATTTTAACAACCACCGGCAGCTCAGTGGTGATTAGTTCATGAAATCAAAGTCAGTCATTCAGAAAAACACTTAGGAGGGCAGTGTAGCAAGAAGGACACATCACCTCCACATCTTCTCTGCAAACTGCCACGTCCTTTCTGTGTGCAGTGTATCCTAAAAGATGTTGGtgtggaaaatataaaaatcctTAGCGGAGAGGCATGAATCAAGTGAGAGCTGAAGCggcaactttttaaaatcattttggaGTTGGTGTCGGAGGGAGAGGTTTGAGGTGGGCAGCGTGTCTCtttgaaaacagcagaggaggtAGAGATATCCTGTTTTTTCAGATCGCCTGCCTCTCTTGTTGCTCTGTCCTGATGGAGCGGTCTTCCGGGGGCTCTGACGTGGGCGGGAGGCTGTTGTCCACGCCATCCAGGCTTTTGCGGCACACCGGGCAGGTGtcatgctgggagaggagagagaaccTGGTCATGCATCTGCAGGAAAAATGTCAGAGCAGTTCATCTTTTGGTTGATATTCACATCCCTGAAGTCAGGATGTGGCAAATACTCTTAACAGACCTGCAAACCCCTTAACCAACTAACCACAAGCATTCCTTGTCCTTACCAGCTCCAGCCAAGGCACTATACAATGACCGTGGAAGTAATGGAGGCAGGGAAGCTTCCTGACAGATTCCCCTAGTGAATACTCCTCCCTGCAAACTGGACACTCCAGTCTGCAGTCTGAgatggaaaataagaaaaacctaAACAGAAGGTAACATTCACGGCACCACAGATTCTTAAAGCAGATCTGTGAGTGATACTTTCTTGTACTTTTTATCAACATATCTTGATTTATCTTTAACAGTTTGTTATTAATCAGGAACAACAACGTAATGGATTGTATAACCCACTACTTTTTATTGATGACATATATAGGAGGGAAGGGAGGACAGAATAATGGAAGGAAATATAGAATTAGAAAAGGAATGACAGGAGGGGGAAAGTCAAGATAGGACGAGGGAGGGAAAGACACAAGAGGGAAAGATGGTAAAGgtgaaaggagggagagaaagaaagtgggTGGGAGAAGTGATTGGAGGAGGGAATGAGATATAGGAAAGAGATGAAGGAAAGGACATTTTGGAGGGAAGGAAAGATGTGGGTGGGTTATGAAAGATAGGTgaagggaagaagagaaaggtgaagaaaaggaaagataGAAGAGGACAGGAACGataagaggagaaaaggagagatgggaaagatgagaggagtaAAATGGAAGATATGATGAAAAGAAGGAGCATGaatgaaaggagagaagagaaggaaagataGGAGAGGGAAATTAATTATTGGAGATGTAGAGATAGGAGACGGAAGGGAGAGATAGAGGAAACAGTCTGTTCATAATGTAAAGTAGCAGCATCTCAGATTCTCTCCTCATATGAACTGTTTTGTTCTCATCCTGCCACTCAGTGTGCAGTGATGTTGGGATTCATACCTATCTGCTCCTGAGAGACGCAAACTGTTGGCAGGGACGAGATCATCTCCTTTTCTGCAGGAGGTGGACCTGTGCTCTCCAGCTGTCCTAACAACTGTGAGAGTGCGAGAAGAAATGGATACGGTGGATGAGATGGTAGAGGGACAGGGGACAGGaaggacaaataaacaaatgcatgtCAACACTTAATATCTTGAGTTCTTGGGGACGCAGATAAAGAAAAGATGTGGATGTCAagactggaagaaaaaaaacagatcacAATCAATAACGTAGCTGCAGTTTTTCAACCTCACCCCTCGGACATCACTGACCTCCGTGATGACAGCGTCCAGACCTCCCTGACCCCACGCATAGTCTCCTGGGTTTGAGTGCAACTGTAGCATGCTGGATCTGACggacaaacagagaggaagcGGGAGAGGGAAAGGGGGGTTGGGGTGTCACATCAAATTAAACGAAATCAAAAGTGATGTGAATCGAAATTCCAAAAAGAGATTTACAATGCAGCTGGTGCAGCACTGGGGTTTGTGTTGTTGGCGAAGAGGTCGGCCAAGAAGTGCTGCAAGATCCTTgaaaggtaaaaacaaaacaagagagcAAACACGTCttagtgtgtgtgatgtaaaaACACATAGTTCAACAGTCTATTTCATATTCATGCCTTGactttgtggttttatttggaGCTGGAAAATGAACCGCTGCATGCAACGGATctgtcaacacaacaacataaTGATTTTCAGTTTTGATGTCAAATGATTACCAAGGTTTTTATACATTATGGAAGTTTCATT from the Paralichthys olivaceus isolate ysfri-2021 chromosome 20, ASM2471397v2, whole genome shotgun sequence genome contains:
- the rnf115b gene encoding E3 ubiquitin-protein ligase RNF115 isoform X2, whose amino-acid sequence is MAEAPQHRFFCHCCKCETNPKLPDLVCPRCDSGFIEEVTEDSSLLQDSTSTATEDSNSLFSELWQLLFMERSALLSHPPSSESHPDDSEQVSAGQSRPSLVSPAASTAAAEAEEPETPSQPEQERSSRPEQRPAVEGILQHFLADLFANNTNPSAAPAALSSMLQLHSNPGDYAWGQGGLDAVITEVSDVRGLLGQLESTGPPPAEKEMISSLPTVCVSQEQIDCRLECPVCREEYSLGESVRKLPCLHYFHGHCIVPWLELHDTCPVCRKSLDGVDNSLPPTSEPPEDRSIRTEQQERQAI
- the rnf115b gene encoding E3 ubiquitin-protein ligase RNF115 isoform X3, translated to MAEAPQHRFFCHCCKCETNPKLPDLVCPRCDSGFIEEVTEDSSLLQDSTSTATEDSNSLFSELWQLLFMERSALLSHPPSSESHPDDSEQVSAGQSRPSLVSPAASTAAAEAEEPETPSQPEQERSSRPEQRPAVEGILQHFLADLFANNTNPSAAPAALSSMLQLHSNPGDYAWGQGGLDAVITELLGQLESTGPPPAEKEMISSLPTVCVSQEQIDCRLECPVCREEYSLGESVRKLPCLHYFHGHCIVPWLELHDTCPVCRKSLDGVDNSLPPTSEPPEDRSIRTEQQERQAI
- the rnf115b gene encoding uncharacterized protein rnf115b isoform X1: MAEAPQHRFFCHCCKCETNPKLPDLVCPRCDSGFIEEVTEDSSLLQDSTSTATEDSNSLFSELWQLLFMERSALLSHPPSSESHPDDSEQVSAGQSRPSLVSPAASTAAAEAEEPETPSQPEQERSSRPEQRPAVEGCVDMDLAALLGRPLRQQHKPQCCTSCIIQHATVALKPRRLCVGSGRSGRCHHGVVRTAGEHRSTSCRKGDDLVPANSLRLSGADSMTPARCAAKAWMAWTTASRPRQSPRKTAPSGQSNKRGRRSEKTGYLYLLCCFQRDTLPTSNLSLRHQLQNDFKKLPLQLSLDSCLSAKDFYIFHTNIF